ACCGCTAAGTATTGCGTCGCTTCCGCCAATGATTTCGCCAATACCGCCCGCACCGTGAAATACCCCGACTCCACCGCATCATCGTTAGCGGCAGAACCGCCCAGCGCAAACACTTCCAAACACGCCAGACGCGCTTCGGGCGACTTGATGGATTCACCCTCACTGCGGGCAATATCGGCAATGGAGCGCAGAATAATCGCGGTAGAAACCGGCAATTCAATTGCCAACGCTGGCAAACCAAACGCCCCACCCGCCGCACCACTCAAGCCCGCAAAGGTTTTGTGCAGCCAATTAGTGGAACGCTGCGGCTCTTCATCGAGCGTATACAGGGCGAAATCCAAAGCCGTCTCCAACGCCTTGCGAGTGGTGGTGACAATCATTTCATTCGCCCCTTCAGGCAACATTGCCAAGCCTTTTTCAATGGGCGTACCCACCGCATTGCTGATGCGTGCCGCCAGACCGGGGTTTTCCAACAGTGTTTTAGCGTATTGCAGGTCAGCAAGGTCTGCTTGGGTCAACATAGCTCAACTTCCTTTCACTTTTTTCAATGAACGATCCACAATAGATCCACAGCGCATGATAGCAAATTCCCTAGTGCGTTAGGTGGTCATTCCAAACGCTTTGCCAATCTACACTACACTGGCGCGATTCGATTACCACGAGATTCGCCATGACTAACGTAGTCAAAAGCACCACCTGTTACGAATGCGATGCCAATTGCCTGTTCGATGTCACCATTGACGCCAGCGGTCGCGCCATAAAAGTAGAAGGCTTGCCGAATTGCCCACGCGGACAATTGCAGTTAGAGCGCCAATACCACCCCGACCGCCTGCTTTACCCGCTCAAGCGCGTCGGTGCAAAAGGTTCGGGCGAATTCGAGCGCATCAGTTGGGAAGAAGCCCTCGACACCATTACCGCCGCACTGCAAAAAACCAAGGCACAATACGGTGCACCCGCCGTGGGGTTTTTCGCCGGATACACCAAAGAAGCCCGCCCGCAATTGCAACGCCTCGCGCACGCTTTCGGCAGCCCCAACTACCTCACCGAATCCGGCTGCTGCTTCTCGGCAACGATGGTCGCGGAAAAACTCACCTACGGTTACAAACTCAAAACCACCTCCACCGTCGAATCACCGAAAACCCGTTGCGTCTTGGTGTGGTCAACCAACGCCTCCGGCTCAATTCCACCGTTTGAAAATCACCACCTTGCCAACCGCAAAAAAGGCCGCAAGATGATCGTGGTTGACCCGCGCCGCACCGAAACCGCCGAAATTGCCGACATTCACCTGCAAATCCGCCCCGGCACGGATGGCGCACTCGCCCTCGGTTTCCACCACCTAATTTTTGCGAATGGCTGGCAAGATCAAGCGTTTCTGGATGAATGGGCAAACGGGCTGGACGCTTTCCGCGACTACATCCAAGAATTCCCACCGCAACGGGTTGCGGCGATTTGCGGCATTAGCGAAGCCGATTTACGTGCAGCGGTGGAGCTATTTGCCACCACCAAGCCTGCGCAAATTGCCATGTCGCCCACATCCACCGTGCAACATAGCAACGGCTTCCAGAATCACCGTGCGATGATTTTGCTCTCCTCCGTCACAGGCAATATTGACCGCGAAGGCGGCAACCGCTTCTTCAACGACAAAGTATTGCCCAAACCGATTGAACTGTTCGACGTGTGCAAAAACGAATTGCCCCCGCGTATCGGCGATGAAGTCTTCCCGATTTGGACAAAATATTGGCCTGCTGCACAAAGCATGTTGATGCCGGATTGCATCCTCGAAGGCAAGCCGCAACCGCTCAAAGCCTTGCTGGCAATGGGCATTAACACCGCGATGTGGGCAAATTCCAAACGCATGGAACGCGCCTTGGGCGAACTGGAATTCTTCGCCGTCTCCGACTTTTTCCACAACCCTGCCACCCTGCAAGCCGACATCGTATTGCCTGCCGCGACCAGTTTGGAACGCACCGCGCTAATCGCCTACCCCGGCTGCGCGTATCAGGGCGAAGTGAAATACCGCCACCAAGCCCTGCCGCCACGCGGCGAAGCCAAACCTGACGGGCAAATTTTCCTCGAACTGGGTGTCAAACTCGGCATGGCGGAACAATTCTGGCACGGCAACCTTGCGGCATCGTGGGAAGAAATGGGCGAAGGTTTGCCACCCGACATCCGCAAAGAAGCGTGGGAAAATCCGGCGGGCGTGACGGTTTACAGCCCCGTGATCGAAGAATTGGTGGAAATGGGCTTTTTGGATGCGGATCGGCAATGGCGCATCAACGGCTTCCGCACCGCCACTGGCAAAATCGAATTCGATTCGGTGGAACTGAAAGCGCACGGCTACGACGGCTTGCCGACTTACCGCGAACCGGCGGAAAGCCCGTTGTCTACGCCGGAATTGCTGGCGGATTATCCGCTGGTGCTAACGTCCGGCGGGCGGCAGAAGTTTTTCACGCATTCGCAGCAGCACAATATTCCCGCGATGCTGGCGCATGACCCGTATCCACGGGTGCAAATTCACCCCGATGATGCAGCAGCGCGGGGAATTGCAGACGGTGATTCAGTCGAAATCCGTTCACGACGCGGCGCGGTGACGTTTCGGGCAGCAGTGACCGATATGATGAAACCGGGTGTGGTACATTGTTTCCACGGGTGGAATGAGGCGAATATCAATGAGTTGACCGACGATACCCAGCTTGACCCGATCAGTGGGTTTCCGCCGTTTAAGTCGTTGTTGTGTGAAGTGTCACGCCTTTAACTGGGAGATTGCCAATGCCGTTTCACGGAGTGTTACCCCACCGCCAGCATTTGTTTCAACCGGAGCCGCTGCACGATATTGGCGTTAACGATACCCATGCGTGGCGCTTAAACCCTGAGCATCGCCATGTGTACGACAAGCTGCAACTGGCTCTGGCGCAGGGGTTGCAAGCCGCACCGTGTGGGACTGACCCGCTGAGTGTCGGTATTGACGCAACAACCCCGCTATTCGTTAAGCCGATTACCAATTTGCTGGGCATGTCGCTGGATGCGCAAGCCACCACCGCAGGCGATTTGGCAAGTGGGTATACGCAGTGCGCCCCCGGCTGTTTTTGGGGTGAATACTTGGTCGGCGACCACACCAGCACCGATTGTTTGGTACTCGCGGGCAAAGTGCTGTGGTTTGCCCACACGCAAGGGGCTGCTCAGAAAGACAAGCAACGCCCAATTTACTGGCATATTGGGGTGCGTTTGCCCGCGTTAGAACCCCTGCTTCGCAATTTGATCCAAACCCAGCTTCCCGGTTACACCGGGCTGTGCAATGTGGAAATGATCGGTGGCAAAGTCATCGAAATGCATTTGCGCGGCTCCAATGGCTTTTTCGATTTTTACGGCGCACATTTTGTCCCCGCTTGGGTGGAATTGGTGGATAAACACCTCTGGCATGGGCTGGAATCCGTGCGCGAAGGCTATGTTTATTCGCTGTTTGGCGAGGGTGAGTTGCCTGCGGATTATGCCGAGGTTGCAGCGGTGCATGGGGTAACGGTTGTGCCGGATGCGGTGACGCGGGATAGGATTGCGATTTTGTATGCGGATACGCTTGATGCGGTGAAACAGGTTGCCATGCGCTTGCGCATTTAGATTAGCGTAAGAAATGTTACAGTAACTTACCTTACAGTAATTGGTTGGGTGAAATATGGATAAACGTAAGGCTTGTTGCCCTCTAGCATACAGACTATGATGATAGCCATCATTTTGGCTATAAAAGGTGCGCCATGCAAACATATTCCATCGCAGAAGCCAAAAACCAGCTTCCTCGCATTCTGCGTGATCTCACACAAGTCGGCGAAGTCCACTTGACCCGCTACGGCAAACCCATTGCGATTTTGTTATCTGCTGCTCACTATCAAGCGTTGCAACGGCGGCAAGGGCTAACTTTCAGCGATGTGTTGGCAAACGTGCGGCAACACATGAACGAAGAAGTTGGTATTGAAGACACCAGCCTGTTTGACGGCGATCGTCATCAACAACACGACAGGGACTTTGCTTTCTGATGTTACGCTACTTGCTCGATACCAATATTTTATCGGAAGCCTGTAAACCTACCCCAAATGCCAACGTCATTGCCAAGCTCGCCGAACACCGTGACATTATGGGGTTAGCCGCACAAACTTTATACGAATTGCAACGTGGGGTGAATTTGCTCCCTGACGGGCGTAGGCGCACCCACATCAGCAATTACGTGGAAGGCACACGTGCCACATTGCCTATACTACCTTATGACGAAGCAGCAGCTTGTTGGCAAGCGACAGAAATTGTGCGACTCAAAAATATCGGCATTACGCCCAGTTTTGTGGATATGCAGATTGCAGCGGTGGCAGTGGTCAATGGCTTGGTACTCGTGACCCGCAATGTGCAGGATTTTCAGCATTTTGAGGGGTTACGGCTCGAAAACTGGTTTTGATTTAGTGTTCACACAATACATAGGAAAAAGAGAGAGCATGTCTACAACTGAGGTTATTCTTGAACATTTAATCAGTGGGATATGATCAGTAAAAAGCCAGAGTGGGTTTTCTACTCCAACACACCGATGATGATTTCTTGAAAGCACATTTTAGCTACATACGAACACGCATTCGCATCGCTAGAGCGACACTCAATCCCAAGCCGAAGCAGCGTCTGGGTATGGCTCACGAGTGCGGCTATACATTTGCTCCTGCTCATTATCCGTAAAGCCTTGCGCATCAGGATACTGTTCGCGCCAACGGCTGGAGTCACTGACAATATTTGTCCAGCCAGCGCAAGCACGTTGATATTTTTCTAACGAAATCGTCACCGCTTCTGACATCGCAACACCTCCTTACAACAAAAGTATAGCCACAACCATACCAGCGCTGACCAGAAAACAAAAACCCCACAATCATGGCGAGCACCTGCTATCCAACGCAAAACGTATTACAAAGCACGAAACAATCAAGGAATGTCAGATGACTGCTGCCCTAGCTTCAGAATACCAACGCATCCGCCACACCAGCGCGGCGATTTGCGCCCCGCTTGCCCGTGACGATTACCAACTGCAAAGCATTGTCGAAACCAGTCCCCCGAAATGGCATTTGGGGCATGTAACCTGGTTTTTTGAAACCTTTTTGCTGCAAGCGTTTGTGAAAAATTACCAACCGTTTCGCGCCGAATACAACTACCTGTTCAACTCGTATTACCAAACCGTTGGCTCAATGCAACCCCGTGCCGAACGCGGCTTAATGTCACGTCCGACGGTGGAAGAAGTCTACGCCTACCGTGCTGCGATTGATGAGCGCATGATGGCATTGCTAAGCGACGCTGACCCCAGCCAAGCGCAGGAAATCGCCGCACGGGTCACGCTCGGCTTGCACCACGAACAGCAACACCAAGAACTGCTGTACATGGACATTAAGCACAACTTCTGGCGCAACCCGCTGCGCCCGATTTACTTACCCAAAACCTTGCCGGTGCGCGAAGCCGCCCCGCTAACATGGGAAACCCGCGAAGGTGGTTTGCTGGAAAGCGGTTTCGACGGCGACAGTTTCGCCTACGACAACGAACGCCCGCAACACAAAGTCTGGCTTGAACCCCACCGTCTTGCTTCACGTTTGACTACCAATGCCGAATACCTCGCTTTCATTCAAGACGGCGGCTACCAACGCGCCGAACTGTGGCTGGCGGATGGCTGGTATTACCGCAAACAACACGGCTGGCAAGCGCCTTTGTATTGGGAACAGCGTGATGGGCAATGGTACGAATTCACCCTGCACGGCTTCGAGCCGCTCAACCTCGCCGCGCCCGTCGCCCACACCAGTTATTACGAAGCCGATGCGTTTGCGCGTTGGTCAGGCAAACGCTTGCCGCTGGAAGCCGAACTCGAACACAAATTGCGCGAATTGCCGATCACTGGGCATTTCACCGACAGCAATACCTTCCACCCGCAAGCAGGCACGGGGCAACACTACGGCTCGCTGTGGGAATGGACAGCCTCGCCCTACACCGCCTACCCGCGCTTCCAACCATTGGAAGGCAGCATGGGCGAATATAACGGTAAATTCATGTGCAACCAGTGGGTATTGCGCGGCGGGGCGTGTATAACACCAGCCGACCATATTCGCCCGACGTATCGAAACTTTTTTTACCCCCACGACCGCTGGCAGTTCAGCGGTATTCGTCTCGCGGAGGACGTATGAACGCTATTTGCCCCAAAGCCACCAAGGTCAGCTTCCACGATTACCAGCCGGAGTTGGACAATTTCCGCCAAACCGTGCTGAACGGGCTGGCACACGAACACAAACAGATTC
The window above is part of the Thiothrix winogradskyi genome. Proteins encoded here:
- a CDS encoding EcsC family protein; this encodes MLTQADLADLQYAKTLLENPGLAARISNAVGTPIEKGLAMLPEGANEMIVTTTRKALETALDFALYTLDEEPQRSTNWLHKTFAGLSGAAGGAFGLPALAIELPVSTAIILRSIADIARSEGESIKSPEARLACLEVFALGGSAANDDAVESGYFTVRAVLAKSLAEATQYLAVHGVAQKTAPPLVRLLTQIAARFGIPVTQKAVAQSLPVVGAAGGALINTLFVDHFQNMSRGHFIVRRLERVYGTETVKLAYLKL
- a CDS encoding type II toxin-antitoxin system VapC family toxin; this encodes MLRYLLDTNILSEACKPTPNANVIAKLAEHRDIMGLAAQTLYELQRGVNLLPDGRRRTHISNYVEGTRATLPILPYDEAAACWQATEIVRLKNIGITPSFVDMQIAAVAVVNGLVLVTRNVQDFQHFEGLRLENWF
- the egtB gene encoding ergothioneine biosynthesis protein EgtB, whose product is MTAALASEYQRIRHTSAAICAPLARDDYQLQSIVETSPPKWHLGHVTWFFETFLLQAFVKNYQPFRAEYNYLFNSYYQTVGSMQPRAERGLMSRPTVEEVYAYRAAIDERMMALLSDADPSQAQEIAARVTLGLHHEQQHQELLYMDIKHNFWRNPLRPIYLPKTLPVREAAPLTWETREGGLLESGFDGDSFAYDNERPQHKVWLEPHRLASRLTTNAEYLAFIQDGGYQRAELWLADGWYYRKQHGWQAPLYWEQRDGQWYEFTLHGFEPLNLAAPVAHTSYYEADAFARWSGKRLPLEAELEHKLRELPITGHFTDSNTFHPQAGTGQHYGSLWEWTASPYTAYPRFQPLEGSMGEYNGKFMCNQWVLRGGACITPADHIRPTYRNFFYPHDRWQFSGIRLAEDV
- a CDS encoding molybdopterin-containing oxidoreductase family protein, producing MTNVVKSTTCYECDANCLFDVTIDASGRAIKVEGLPNCPRGQLQLERQYHPDRLLYPLKRVGAKGSGEFERISWEEALDTITAALQKTKAQYGAPAVGFFAGYTKEARPQLQRLAHAFGSPNYLTESGCCFSATMVAEKLTYGYKLKTTSTVESPKTRCVLVWSTNASGSIPPFENHHLANRKKGRKMIVVDPRRTETAEIADIHLQIRPGTDGALALGFHHLIFANGWQDQAFLDEWANGLDAFRDYIQEFPPQRVAAICGISEADLRAAVELFATTKPAQIAMSPTSTVQHSNGFQNHRAMILLSSVTGNIDREGGNRFFNDKVLPKPIELFDVCKNELPPRIGDEVFPIWTKYWPAAQSMLMPDCILEGKPQPLKALLAMGINTAMWANSKRMERALGELEFFAVSDFFHNPATLQADIVLPAATSLERTALIAYPGCAYQGEVKYRHQALPPRGEAKPDGQIFLELGVKLGMAEQFWHGNLAASWEEMGEGLPPDIRKEAWENPAGVTVYSPVIEELVEMGFLDADRQWRINGFRTATGKIEFDSVELKAHGYDGLPTYREPAESPLSTPELLADYPLVLTSGGRQKFFTHSQQHNIPAMLAHDPYPRVQIHPDDAAARGIADGDSVEIRSRRGAVTFRAAVTDMMKPGVVHCFHGWNEANINELTDDTQLDPISGFPPFKSLLCEVSRL
- a CDS encoding type II toxin-antitoxin system Phd/YefM family antitoxin, which gives rise to MQTYSIAEAKNQLPRILRDLTQVGEVHLTRYGKPIAILLSAAHYQALQRRQGLTFSDVLANVRQHMNEEVGIEDTSLFDGDRHQQHDRDFAF